In Porphyromonas cangingivalis, a genomic segment contains:
- a CDS encoding glycine--tRNA ligase translates to MSQENLFKKIVSHCKEYGFVFPSSEIYDGLGAVYDYGQNGVELKNNIKKYWWDSMTLLNENVVGIDSAVFMHPTIWKASGHVDAFNDPLIDNKESKKRYRADVLIEDHLAKFDEKVEKEVQKAKKRFGEAFDEAQYRSTSPKVLETLAQKDAIHERFAKALNDGDLNELRQIIIDCEIVCPISGTKNWTEVRQFNLMFATEMGSTADGAMKVYLRPETAQGIFVNYLNVQKSGRMKIPFGIAQIGKAFRNEIVARQFIFRMREFEQMEMQFFVRPGSELEWFEKWKETRMKWHQNLGFGAAKYRFHDHEKLAHYANAATDIEFEMPFGFKEVEGIHSRTDFDLSSHEQYSGKKLRYFDPELNDSYIPYVVETSIGVDRLFLSILSASYEEEALENGETRVVLKFPAPLAPVKLAVLPLVRKDGLPEVARKIIEELKYEFACQYDEKDSIGKRYRRQDAMGTPFCVTVDHETLTDNMVTIRYRDDMRQERVPISQLKEIIGAKVSMRSLLSGL, encoded by the coding sequence ATGTCACAAGAAAATCTTTTCAAGAAGATTGTTTCTCACTGTAAAGAGTACGGCTTTGTCTTCCCTTCATCAGAGATCTATGATGGTCTCGGTGCTGTTTATGACTATGGACAGAATGGGGTCGAGCTCAAGAATAATATCAAGAAGTACTGGTGGGACAGTATGACCTTGCTCAATGAAAATGTGGTCGGTATAGACTCTGCCGTCTTTATGCATCCTACAATTTGGAAAGCTTCCGGGCACGTCGATGCGTTCAACGACCCATTGATCGACAATAAAGAGTCAAAGAAGAGATACAGAGCCGATGTCCTTATTGAGGATCATCTTGCGAAGTTTGACGAAAAGGTTGAGAAGGAGGTTCAGAAAGCCAAGAAAAGATTTGGTGAAGCGTTCGATGAAGCTCAGTATCGCTCTACTTCTCCAAAGGTGTTGGAGACACTTGCACAGAAGGACGCTATCCACGAACGTTTTGCAAAGGCTCTCAATGATGGAGATCTCAATGAGCTTCGTCAGATCATCATAGATTGCGAGATTGTGTGTCCTATCAGTGGTACAAAAAATTGGACAGAAGTGCGCCAGTTCAACCTTATGTTTGCGACAGAGATGGGGTCCACAGCCGATGGCGCGATGAAGGTCTACCTCAGACCCGAGACCGCACAAGGTATATTTGTGAATTATCTCAATGTCCAGAAAAGTGGGCGTATGAAGATCCCATTTGGTATTGCTCAGATCGGTAAGGCATTCCGTAATGAGATCGTTGCTCGTCAGTTCATCTTTCGTATGAGGGAGTTTGAGCAGATGGAGATGCAGTTTTTTGTTCGTCCCGGCAGTGAATTGGAATGGTTTGAGAAGTGGAAAGAAACTCGTATGAAATGGCATCAGAACCTTGGTTTCGGTGCTGCCAAGTATCGCTTCCATGATCATGAGAAGCTTGCTCACTACGCCAATGCCGCAACTGATATTGAGTTTGAGATGCCTTTCGGCTTCAAGGAAGTTGAGGGTATTCACTCTCGTACTGACTTTGACCTTTCCAGCCATGAGCAGTACAGCGGTAAGAAGCTCAGATACTTCGATCCCGAGCTCAACGACAGTTATATCCCATACGTGGTCGAGACATCTATCGGGGTTGATCGCTTGTTCTTAAGCATACTCTCGGCTTCGTACGAGGAGGAAGCTCTTGAAAATGGGGAGACTCGTGTCGTGCTCAAGTTTCCTGCACCTTTGGCACCTGTCAAGTTGGCTGTGCTTCCACTTGTGCGCAAAGATGGGCTCCCCGAGGTAGCTCGTAAGATTATTGAGGAACTAAAGTATGAGTTTGCTTGTCAGTATGACGAGAAGGATTCTATCGGTAAGCGTTATCGTCGTCAAGATGCGATGGGGACACCCTTCTGTGTCACCGTTGATCATGAGACCCTTACGGACAATATGGTGACCATCCGATACAGAGACGATATGCGCCAGGAGCGTGTGCCCATCTCTCAGCTTAAGGAAATCATCGGAGCCAAGGTCAGCATGAGAAGCCTGCTCTCGGGTTTGTGA
- a CDS encoding FKBP-type peptidyl-prolyl cis-trans isomerase: protein MNRYTIKGWLWLVMAFAFLFSSCNEEVTEVVTEYQRKNDAFVEVVSNDNRYTKLEFLHEGPIYYRVLTAAPDANKDNKPLQNSKVSVYLKGVFPKLQLLSLEEVKALKDVMPLIASGEEFQHKSDKPTPLWVQEKNINSSGSVSTIKGVQVALQNMAVGEKWEVVIPWQMGYRGYSFSGVIPAYSTLVFEIELVDILEK, encoded by the coding sequence ATGAATAGATATACGATCAAAGGATGGCTGTGGCTTGTGATGGCTTTTGCCTTTCTCTTTTCCTCTTGTAACGAAGAGGTGACAGAGGTAGTCACAGAGTATCAGCGGAAGAATGATGCTTTTGTTGAGGTGGTAAGCAATGATAACAGATACACCAAGTTGGAGTTCCTTCATGAAGGACCCATATATTATAGGGTGCTTACTGCTGCACCGGATGCGAACAAGGACAATAAGCCTTTGCAGAACAGTAAGGTGAGTGTCTATCTGAAGGGAGTTTTCCCTAAGTTGCAACTTCTCAGTCTCGAAGAGGTAAAGGCTCTCAAGGATGTGATGCCCTTGATTGCAAGTGGTGAGGAATTTCAGCACAAATCAGACAAACCTACTCCGCTCTGGGTACAAGAGAAGAATATCAATTCATCAGGCTCTGTGTCCACTATAAAGGGTGTCCAAGTCGCTCTTCAAAATATGGCTGTGGGGGAGAAATGGGAGGTCGTCATTCCTTGGCAGATGGGTTATAGGGGGTACAGCTTCAGCGGTGTCATCCCTGCTTACTCTACTTTGGTATTTGAGATCGAACTTGTGGATATCCTCGAGAAGTAA
- the surE gene encoding 5'/3'-nucleotidase SurE — translation MMTKRPNILLSNDDGVFAKGLEELIIALKDIGDLTVVAPDKPRSGCSSALTTSVPIHYDCVRTEPGVTVYSCSGTPADCVKLALNEIVTTMPDLVIAGINHGGNQGISVNYSGTLGAAIEGCIFDIPSFAISLLQGKQEEDFLDSCRYARVLARRLLKEGLPKGIYLNVNVPNVPIVRGLKVCSQADGRFYNEYVKHRTPTNRDVYWLSGELKVHEPVNKNSDIMLLEKGYATVVPCSIDVTDYEVIQKIKHWEEA, via the coding sequence ATTATGACCAAACGTCCAAATATCCTCCTCTCCAACGATGATGGTGTATTTGCCAAAGGGTTGGAAGAGCTCATCATTGCGCTCAAAGATATCGGTGATCTCACTGTGGTTGCACCTGACAAGCCTCGTAGTGGGTGTTCCAGTGCTCTTACGACGAGTGTCCCCATCCACTATGACTGTGTACGTACCGAACCCGGAGTAACTGTCTATAGTTGTAGTGGTACACCTGCCGACTGCGTTAAGCTTGCGCTCAATGAGATTGTCACGACCATGCCGGATCTCGTCATTGCAGGGATCAACCATGGCGGAAATCAAGGCATCTCTGTCAATTATTCAGGTACGCTTGGAGCGGCCATCGAGGGCTGTATTTTTGATATCCCCTCCTTTGCCATATCCTTGCTTCAAGGCAAGCAAGAGGAGGACTTCTTGGACTCGTGCCGCTATGCCCGTGTGCTTGCTCGTCGTCTCTTGAAGGAGGGACTGCCTAAGGGGATCTATCTTAATGTCAATGTCCCTAATGTACCTATCGTACGAGGGCTCAAGGTGTGCAGTCAGGCAGACGGACGATTTTACAATGAGTATGTCAAGCATCGTACACCGACCAATAGGGATGTGTATTGGCTTTCGGGCGAACTCAAGGTACACGAGCCGGTGAATAAGAATTCCGATATCATGCTTCTTGAGAAAGGCTATGCGACAGTGGTGCCTTGTAGTATAGATGTGACGGATTACGAAGTCATTCAGAAGATTAAACATTGGGAAGAGGCATGA
- the lpxB gene encoding lipid-A-disaccharide synthase — MKYFFVVGEASGDLHASNMMKALKEKDPDAEFMFVGGSMMRSVGGTCVIPSEKLAFMGFVDVLKHMGDIRKGASEVQVALKNFLPDVVICVDYAGFNFRYVLPFVKEKLPATKCVYYIPPKVWAWKKGRIQTLRTHTDEVLCIFPFEVDFFAKNGLSQAKYVGNPSVDAIKDFEANDNGREGLPKERYIALVPGSRLSEIRNNLPVMLRAARHFSEYKILITGAPGVSPSVYRGIEGVRAEEVCFGETHRVIKYAEVALVTSGTATLETALIGTPQVVCYAVKGGGLANFVFKNFFSIPYISLVNIIAGEDVVKELYGRDFRVSKIVDYVAPLLYNEEVRVQMRQKYVDIRIALETEHRASANAAKQVTRLLGL; from the coding sequence ATGAAGTACTTTTTTGTGGTTGGTGAGGCCAGTGGCGATCTTCACGCTTCGAACATGATGAAAGCGCTAAAGGAGAAGGATCCCGATGCCGAATTTATGTTCGTCGGAGGGTCTATGATGCGCAGTGTGGGTGGGACATGTGTGATCCCCTCAGAGAAGCTAGCGTTTATGGGGTTTGTTGATGTCTTGAAGCACATGGGAGATATACGTAAGGGGGCATCTGAAGTGCAGGTGGCACTGAAGAATTTTCTTCCTGATGTGGTGATCTGTGTCGACTATGCCGGGTTCAATTTTCGTTATGTCTTACCTTTTGTCAAGGAAAAACTTCCTGCCACGAAATGTGTGTACTATATCCCTCCAAAAGTCTGGGCGTGGAAGAAAGGGCGCATACAGACTCTCCGAACCCATACGGACGAGGTGCTGTGCATCTTCCCGTTTGAGGTGGACTTCTTTGCAAAGAATGGACTGTCCCAAGCCAAATATGTCGGTAATCCATCTGTAGATGCAATCAAAGATTTTGAAGCCAACGATAATGGTCGAGAGGGACTGCCGAAAGAGCGTTATATCGCTTTGGTGCCGGGCAGTCGCTTGTCAGAGATCCGAAATAACCTTCCCGTGATGCTTCGAGCAGCCCGACATTTTTCAGAGTATAAAATACTGATTACAGGAGCTCCCGGAGTATCGCCTTCGGTGTATCGAGGAATAGAAGGGGTAAGGGCTGAGGAGGTCTGTTTTGGTGAAACGCATAGGGTCATAAAGTATGCCGAGGTGGCACTCGTTACCTCCGGGACTGCGACATTGGAGACTGCTCTTATCGGTACACCCCAGGTCGTGTGTTATGCGGTCAAGGGTGGAGGCTTGGCGAACTTTGTATTCAAAAACTTCTTTTCCATTCCATACATTTCTTTAGTCAACATCATCGCCGGCGAAGACGTGGTGAAGGAGTTGTATGGCAGAGACTTCAGGGTCTCGAAGATTGTAGACTATGTGGCCCCTTTGCTGTACAATGAGGAAGTTCGGGTGCAGATGAGGCAGAAGTATGTAGATATCAGGATCGCTCTAGAGACTGAGCATAGAGCCTCTGCAAATGCCGCTAAACAAGTCACGAGGTTGCTTGGGTTGTGA
- the ppdK gene encoding pyruvate, phosphate dikinase, which translates to MSTKRVYFFGNGTAEGQAGMKLLLGGKGANLAEMNLIGVPVPPGFTITTEVCKEYYSLGKEEVIKLITPEVKEAIAKVEDLMKSKFGDVENPLLVSVRSGAPASMPGMMDTILNLGLNDEVVEGLARKTGNERFAWDSYRRFVQMYGDVVLGMKPVNKEDIDPFEAIIEEMKEARGVELDTDLTVEDLKLLVAKFKEAVKAQTGHDFPASAYEQLWGAVCAVFSSWMNERAILYRQMENIPEEWGTAVNVQAMVFGNMGETSATGVCFSRDAATGENLFNGEYLINAQGEDVVAGIRTPREITKIGSQRWADRAGISEEERVATMPSLEEAMPEIYKELDALQTKLEDHYRDMQDMEFTVQEGKLWMLQTRNGKRTGLAMVKIAMDLLKEGYIDEKTALMKIEPNKLDELLHPVFDKAALASAKRITRGLPASPGAATGKIVFFADDAAKLHNEGGHRVILVRNETSPEDLAGMQVAEGILTARGGMTSHAAVVARGMGKCCVSGAGALKIDYKARTLTVDGNVYNEGDFISLNGTTGEVYEGMVDTKAAELDPDFEALMTLADKYAKLTVRANADTGHDAQIARSFGAQGIGLCRTEHMFFEGDKIKAMRRMILAENAEGRREALSRILPYQKDDFKSIFREMNGLPVTVRLLDPPLHEFVPHDLKGQQEMAEDMGISMEQIQHRIESLSEQNPMLGHRGCRLGNTYPEITEMQTRAIISAALELKKEGVTAVPEIMVPLTGILYEFKEQESVIRATAEKVFEEMGDRIDFTVGTMIEVPRAALTANRIASSAEFFSFGTNDLTQMTFGYSRDDIASFLPVYLEKKILKVDPFQVLDQNGVGQLVKMATEKGRAERPNLKCGICGEHGGEPSSVKFCHRTGLNYVSCSPFRVPIARLAAAQAVIEEQA; encoded by the coding sequence ATGTCTACTAAAAGAGTTTATTTCTTCGGTAACGGTACAGCCGAAGGTCAAGCAGGCATGAAACTGCTATTAGGTGGAAAGGGCGCAAACTTGGCCGAGATGAATCTGATCGGCGTTCCGGTGCCTCCAGGATTTACTATCACCACAGAGGTGTGTAAGGAATATTATAGTTTGGGTAAGGAAGAAGTTATCAAACTTATCACTCCCGAGGTAAAGGAGGCTATCGCTAAGGTCGAAGACTTGATGAAGTCTAAGTTCGGCGATGTCGAAAATCCTCTTCTTGTCTCTGTACGTTCGGGTGCTCCAGCTTCTATGCCGGGTATGATGGACACCATCCTCAACCTTGGTCTCAATGATGAAGTGGTCGAGGGACTTGCTCGTAAGACTGGTAACGAACGTTTTGCTTGGGACTCTTATCGTCGATTCGTGCAGATGTACGGTGACGTCGTACTTGGCATGAAGCCCGTAAATAAGGAAGATATCGACCCATTCGAAGCCATCATCGAAGAGATGAAGGAGGCTCGTGGTGTCGAACTCGATACAGACCTTACAGTCGAAGACTTGAAGCTCCTCGTGGCTAAGTTCAAGGAGGCTGTCAAGGCTCAGACCGGACACGATTTCCCTGCTTCTGCTTATGAGCAGCTCTGGGGTGCTGTCTGCGCAGTGTTCAGTTCTTGGATGAATGAGCGTGCAATCCTCTATCGTCAGATGGAAAACATCCCTGAAGAGTGGGGTACTGCCGTCAATGTCCAAGCGATGGTATTCGGTAACATGGGCGAAACATCTGCAACAGGTGTGTGCTTCTCTCGTGACGCTGCAACAGGCGAAAACCTATTCAACGGTGAGTACCTCATCAATGCGCAAGGTGAAGACGTCGTGGCAGGTATCCGTACACCAAGAGAGATCACAAAGATTGGTTCTCAGAGATGGGCAGACAGAGCCGGTATCAGCGAAGAAGAGCGTGTAGCTACCATGCCATCTCTCGAAGAAGCGATGCCTGAGATCTACAAGGAGCTTGATGCCCTTCAGACAAAGCTCGAAGACCACTATCGTGATATGCAAGATATGGAGTTCACCGTACAAGAAGGTAAGCTTTGGATGCTTCAGACACGTAACGGTAAGCGTACAGGTCTTGCGATGGTGAAGATTGCTATGGATCTTCTCAAGGAAGGTTATATCGACGAAAAGACAGCTTTGATGAAGATCGAGCCTAATAAGCTTGACGAACTTCTTCACCCTGTATTTGACAAGGCAGCTCTTGCTTCTGCTAAGCGTATCACACGCGGTCTCCCAGCATCTCCGGGTGCAGCTACAGGTAAGATTGTGTTCTTTGCTGATGATGCAGCAAAGCTACACAATGAAGGTGGTCACCGCGTCATCCTCGTCCGTAACGAGACTTCTCCCGAAGACCTTGCAGGTATGCAGGTGGCAGAGGGTATCTTGACTGCACGTGGTGGTATGACTTCTCACGCAGCTGTCGTGGCTCGTGGTATGGGTAAGTGTTGTGTCTCAGGTGCGGGTGCGCTTAAGATCGACTACAAGGCTCGTACACTTACAGTGGATGGTAATGTATATAACGAAGGTGACTTCATCTCTCTCAATGGTACGACAGGTGAAGTGTATGAAGGTATGGTGGATACCAAAGCTGCAGAGCTCGATCCCGACTTCGAAGCACTCATGACACTTGCCGACAAATATGCTAAGCTCACTGTCCGTGCCAATGCTGACACCGGTCACGATGCTCAGATCGCTCGTTCGTTCGGTGCACAAGGTATCGGTCTTTGTCGTACAGAACACATGTTCTTCGAAGGTGACAAGATCAAGGCTATGCGTCGCATGATCTTGGCTGAGAACGCAGAAGGTCGTCGTGAAGCTCTTTCAAGAATCCTTCCATACCAAAAGGATGACTTCAAGAGCATTTTCCGTGAGATGAATGGCCTTCCTGTGACTGTACGTCTCCTCGATCCACCTTTGCACGAGTTTGTCCCACACGATTTGAAGGGTCAGCAAGAGATGGCAGAAGACATGGGTATCTCTATGGAGCAGATCCAGCATCGCATCGAAAGCCTAAGCGAACAAAACCCAATGCTTGGTCACCGTGGTTGCCGTCTTGGTAACACATATCCTGAGATCACAGAAATGCAGACACGTGCCATCATCTCTGCGGCTCTTGAACTCAAGAAAGAGGGTGTGACAGCAGTGCCTGAAATCATGGTGCCTCTCACAGGTATCTTGTACGAGTTTAAGGAGCAGGAGTCTGTGATCCGCGCAACGGCTGAAAAGGTGTTCGAAGAAATGGGTGATCGTATCGACTTCACAGTAGGTACAATGATCGAGGTGCCTCGTGCTGCTTTGACTGCGAACAGAATTGCATCATCAGCAGAGTTCTTCTCATTCGGTACAAATGACCTTACTCAGATGACATTTGGTTACTCACGTGACGATATTGCTTCGTTCCTTCCTGTGTATCTTGAAAAGAAGATCCTCAAGGTAGACCCATTCCAAGTTCTCGACCAAAATGGTGTCGGTCAGCTTGTCAAGATGGCTACTGAAAAGGGTAGAGCAGAGCGTCCAAACCTCAAGTGCGGTATCTGTGGTGAGCACGGTGGTGAGCCATCGAGCGTGAAGTTCTGCCACCGTACAGGACTCAACTACGTGTCTTGTTCTCCATTCCGTGTGCCCATCGCACGCCTTGCAGCAGCTCAAGCTGTGATCGAAGAGCAAGCATAA
- a CDS encoding PspC domain-containing protein, with the protein MNKRLVRSKTKRQIAGVCGGLSDFFGVDVGSIRLLYIFATLFTAFSGLIIYIALALLLPEE; encoded by the coding sequence ATGAACAAGAGACTTGTCAGATCAAAAACAAAAAGGCAGATTGCCGGTGTATGTGGAGGACTTTCAGACTTTTTCGGCGTCGATGTTGGAAGCATTCGTCTGCTCTATATCTTTGCGACCCTCTTCACTGCATTTTCGGGCTTGATCATATACATTGCACTTGCGCTACTCCTTCCCGAAGAGTAA
- a CDS encoding DUF4834 family protein produces the protein MEFIPILLLGFIIYIVVKNFSFLRKLYLAIKAQRDFSRRYQEQQRAYEQQAKAEEAPQSSVDKIREAHMDLNGGEYVEYEDVKEDK, from the coding sequence ATGGAATTTATACCTATACTGCTTCTTGGATTCATTATATATATAGTGGTCAAGAACTTTTCATTTCTAAGAAAGCTTTACCTTGCCATCAAGGCTCAGAGGGACTTCAGTCGTAGGTACCAAGAACAACAGAGAGCTTATGAGCAGCAGGCTAAGGCGGAGGAAGCTCCTCAGTCTTCAGTCGATAAGATCCGAGAGGCTCACATGGATCTTAATGGTGGCGAGTATGTCGAATACGAAGATGTAAAGGAGGATAAATAA